The genomic region CCCGCACGACTTTTGGTCAAGGGATTTTAAGTCCCTCGCGTCTACCAATTCCGCCACTCGCGCTTATTTATATACGATCCAGACGCCTACACGCCAGACTGCTTATATTATACTATATTCGCTAAGTAAAGTGTACAATTTCGCAAAATAAAAAATAGCCCAATACTCAGGACTATTCATCAAAAAATTGGAGGCACGTACGAGAGTCGAACTCGTCTAAAAGGTTTTGCAGACCTCTGCGTAACCGCTCCGCCAACGCGCCACCACTTTTATTATATCAGATTTTGCAAAACATATCACGAACAGATCGTCTAATAGTTGCAATATGTTTGGTGCGAGCGAGAAGACTTGAACTTCCACGAGCGCAATGCTCACTAGCCCCTCAAGCTAGCGCGTCTACCAATTCCGCCACGCCCGCATAGCCACTTACCATTATACCCGATTACGGGGTTTTGTAAACGGACTTTTTCTCTGTCGCCCAATATTGAACATCGACATAGCGATCGACGGGATTGACAACTTCAGTGCTTGCGTCGAGAGCCTTAACGTTACGAATATGGATATAGTCAAACTTCGGCTGATACAATGCTATCGCCGGAGCGTCTGCTTGCCAAACAGCAGTGAACTTCGCGTAACGATCAGCGCGTTGCTTCGCCGAGATTTTAGATCGACCGCTCTCCAAAGCATCGTCCGCTATCGCATTATTGTAATTGGAGAAATTCAAACCATTGTTGGTTGCCTGCGAAGAATGCCAATAGGCGTAAACATCGGGGTCGCCGCCCAAGGAGAGTTCGTAAACCAGCACGTCAAAATTGCGCGGCTGCAAAACTGTCTGAAGAATATTTTGAGTGGCGTCGTTCGGATCGACAACTTTAATATCCGATTCTATGTTCAGCTCGTCATACCAAACTTGAGCCAAGTACCTGGCGACCTTTTCGTAATTGCTATTCTTCAAAACGACCACGTTGAGTTTTAACTTATCATTTCCCTTCTGGCGAACATTATTTACATTCTTCCAGCCCTCAGCGTCAAGTAGAGATTTCGCTTTCTTGACGTCATAACTAGACGAATTCGAATTCTTTCCCAGGAATTTGTTGAGCGTTGGACCAGATAATTCCTCTGTAGACAATGACAAAGACTGGCGCAGCTTGGATGTATCAACGCTGAGCGACAAAGCCTGGCGAACTGCTTTTGATCGCAAGAACTGGCTATTGTTATTAAACAGCGCGTAAACTCCGTTATTCAAAGAATGCGCTTCTGCGGCGTACATAGATTTTACCTCGGCGGACTGATCGTTATAAATTAATTCTGGAGTTCCTGTAATTTCTCGCGTACGCAAACTTTTCGCAATATCATCCTGCGTCGGATATGCGTACAACTGGAATCGCTCCAACTTAGGTGTGCTACCATAATAATTACTATTCGACTGCAGATATAGCACTTTTTTACTACCATCGCTCGTTACATTCTGCAGCAATCTAAAGGCGAATGGACCGCTGGATATGGGCGACTTATTAAAATCATGTTCACGTAAATTCGACGGTTTAACATCTTTTAATATATGTTTAGGGATAATCGGGAATGTCAAAGCGTGGACAAACGGCGAATATGACGACGGCAAGATAAACTTTACCGAATCGTCAGACACTTTCTCGAATTTTATGGATTTCCAGCCTGATATTTCAGCTCCAACTTCTGGATTCGCCAATAGCTTCAACGTAAAGATTACATCGTCCGCCGTTAGGTCTTGTCCGTCCGACCACTTCAGACCTTTCTTCAGTTTGACTATATATTCAGTTTCTTTATCGTTCACACTGACGCTGTCCGCCATGTCAGCCTTTATATTGCCCGTTGAGTCATATCGATACAAACTTGAAAATAGCAATTTCGCGGCGGATTTTTCAGCATTGGTTTTTGCGAAAATTGGATTTAGGTTTTCCAAAGGACCCAGCACACCCTCAGAGTATGATCCGCCAGAAGTGTACGCCATTGTCGTGAAAGAATTGCGAGAAATATGCCACTGCACCGCACTGGCGCCAATCATCACCAATACTAGAATAATCCAGACAGAAACCCGACGTCGCACATTAGATAAGCGATCCAGCCTGGATGTCACGAATTTATGCGCATGGCGCAAGCTTCCCTTTTCAATCTTACGCAGACGCTTATTGACATCTTTACTGGAAACTTTTAGCCGCGCAAAACGATTCCATGACAAATTATCCGAGCTCAAATCTATTCTCCTATTTTTGCAATCCCGGCAAAATCATACTTGCCAAAATCGATAGCACAAAAATCACCGCAAAAACAATAGTTACATCAAACAAGTTTTTATCAAATCCGCGACGAGTAGTGAATAATTCCCCAGACGAGCCGAATCCTGCGCCCAAGCTTGCGCCTCGTTGCTGCAACAAAATTGCGATAATCATCAGTACGGCAGATCCAAGTGTCACGTACGGTAAAATTGTATCAATTGACATATTACTCCTTTTCTTCCCGCTGCAAAACCAGCGCGCTACTTATAATATAGTTTACCAAACTCAATATAATCCCGGCAATAATTGAATGCGCAAAAGTCATAGAAATTCCTGGTGCCAAAGCGAGCGAAATAT from Candidatus Nanosynbacter sp. HMT-352 harbors:
- the secG gene encoding preprotein translocase subunit SecG, which translates into the protein MSIDTILPYVTLGSAVLMIIAILLQQRGASLGAGFGSSGELFTTRRGFDKNLFDVTIVFAVIFVLSILASMILPGLQK
- a CDS encoding peptide ABC transporter substrate-binding protein produces the protein MSSDNLSWNRFARLKVSSKDVNKRLRKIEKGSLRHAHKFVTSRLDRLSNVRRRVSVWIILVLVMIGASAVQWHISRNSFTTMAYTSGGSYSEGVLGPLENLNPIFAKTNAEKSAAKLLFSSLYRYDSTGNIKADMADSVSVNDKETEYIVKLKKGLKWSDGQDLTADDVIFTLKLLANPEVGAEISGWKSIKFEKVSDDSVKFILPSSYSPFVHALTFPIIPKHILKDVKPSNLREHDFNKSPISSGPFAFRLLQNVTSDGSKKVLYLQSNSNYYGSTPKLERFQLYAYPTQDDIAKSLRTREITGTPELIYNDQSAEVKSMYAAEAHSLNNGVYALFNNNSQFLRSKAVRQALSLSVDTSKLRQSLSLSTEELSGPTLNKFLGKNSNSSSYDVKKAKSLLDAEGWKNVNNVRQKGNDKLKLNVVVLKNSNYEKVARYLAQVWYDELNIESDIKVVDPNDATQNILQTVLQPRNFDVLVYELSLGGDPDVYAYWHSSQATNNGLNFSNYNNAIADDALESGRSKISAKQRADRYAKFTAVWQADAPAIALYQPKFDYIHIRNVKALDASTEVVNPVDRYVDVQYWATEKKSVYKTP